The Populus nigra chromosome 19, ddPopNigr1.1, whole genome shotgun sequence genome includes a window with the following:
- the LOC133679144 gene encoding ABSCISIC ACID-INSENSITIVE 5-like protein 7, protein MDSHWDFKNFGNTSPGQGSVRKSLENPPLVRQSSVYSLTFDEFQNTWGGGLQKDFGSMNMDELLKNIWTAEETQAMTNTVGVGGEGSTPDGNLQRQGSLTLPRTLSQKTVDEVWRDLIKETSGGAGSNLPQRQQTLREMTLEEFLVRAGVVREDTQQIGRPNNSGFFGELSQLNNNNNNNTTGLALGFQQPNGNNGLMGTGIMEDNLVSNQPSSLALNVGGIRPSQQLPQPQQQQPLFPKPAATVVFASPLHVANNAQLASPGVRGSVVGIANRSVNNGLAHSRGMGMVSLAARGVTVATGSPANRISPDVIAKSNADTSSLSPVPFVFSRGRKPSAALEKVVERRQRRMIKNRESAARSRARKQAYTLELEDEVAKLKELNKELQRKQAEIFEMQKNQFLETMKAQWGGKRQCLRRTLTGPW, encoded by the exons ATGGACTCTCATTGGGACTTCAAGAACTTTGGAAATACCTCACCAGGACAAGGAAGCGTTAGAAAGTCACTAGAGAATCCCCCCTTGGTTCGCCAGTCTTCAGTATACTCATTAACCTTCGATGAATTCCAAAATACCTGGGGTGGTGGACTTCAGAAAGATTTTGGATCAATGAACATGGACGAGCTGTTGAAAAACATATGGACTGCTGAAGAGACCCAAGCAATGACAAATACAGTTGGTGTGGGTGGAGAAGGAAGCACCCCAGATGGGAATTTACAGAGACAAGGGTCTTTAACTTTGCCTAGGACACTAAGTCAAAAGACTGTTGATGAGGTTTGGAGAGACTTGATAAAAGAAACCAGTGGTGGTGCAGGATCCAATTTACCACAAAGGCAACAGACTTTAAGAGAGATGACTCTGGAGGAGTTCTTGGTGAGGGCTGGGGTAGTGAGAGAGGATACTCAACAAATTGGAAGGCCTAATAATAGTGGATTCTTTGGTGAACTATCGCaattaaacaacaacaacaacaacaacactacTGGTTTGGCTCTTGGCTTTCAGCAGCCAAATGGAAACAATGGGCTTATGGGTACTGGGATAATGGAGGACAATTTAGTTTCTAACCAGCCTTCTAGTTTAGCTCTGAATGTGGGTGGAATCAGACCCTCTCAGCAACTACCGCAgccacagcagcagcagcctctCTTTCCCAAGCCAGCAGCAACTGTGGTGTTTGCATCACCTTTACACGTGGCAAACAATGCTCAGCTTGCTAGCCCTGGAGTGAGAGGATCAGTTGTTGGGATTGCAAATCGATCTGTGAACAATGGTCTAGCTCACAGTAGAGGAATGGGAATGGTTAGTTTAGCAGCTAGAGGTGTTACAGTCGCAACAGGATCTCCTGCAAACAGGATATCACCGGATGTGATTGCAAAGAGTAATGCTGACACATCTTCACTATCGCCAGTTCCTTTTGTATTTAGTCGGGGAAGGAAACCCAGCGCAGCTCTGGAGAAGGTTGTTGAGAGAAGGCAGAGGAGAATGATTAAAAACAGAGAGTCAGCTGCAAGATCACGGGCTCGCAAGCAG GCCTATACATTAGAGCTGGAAGATGAAGTTGCAAAACTTAAAGAGCTGAACAAAGAATTACAGAGAAAACAG GCTGAAATATTtgaaatgcagaaaaatcag TTCTTAGAGACAATGAAAGCGCAGTGGGGAGGTAAAAGACAATGCTTACGAAGGACACTGACTGGACCTTGGTAG
- the LOC133680002 gene encoding uncharacterized protein LOC133680002: MSIQPRPLPPPRNPRPTMLNKQLSWSPDMTREEIWLRRKGNSATRRRCSKSVTDDDLEELKACIELGFGFGPESSDLDPKLSDTLPALGFYCALNKQYSGCLSRSASTSSLLSVSGDDPEMVKKRLRQWAQIVACSVKQFSGEPN, encoded by the exons ATGTCAATTCAACCACGACCCCTCCCGCCACCGCGGAATCCCCGGCCTACTATGCTCAACAAGCAGCTATCGTGGTCTCCAGACATGACCCGCGAGGAAATATGGctcagaagaaaaggaaattctgCAACGCGGCGCCGGTGCAGCAAGAGTGTGACTGACGATGATTTAGAGGAGTTAAAAGCATGTATTGAATTAGGATTCGGGTTCGGACCCGAATCGTCTGATTTGGATCCGAAGTTGTCCGATACCTTGCCCGCTTTAGGTTTTTACTGTGCTCTTAATAAACAGTATAGTGGTTGTTTGTCTAGATCAGCTTCGACGTCGTCGCTTTTGTCTGTTTCAG GTGATGATCCGGAGATGGTGAAGAAGAGGTTGCGACAATGGGCCCAGATTGTCGCATGCTCGGTCAAGCAATTTTCAGGGGAACCAAATTGA